The Streptomyces sp. NBC_00102 genome segment GAAGCGCGACTCGATGATCTGGACCCCCGCCGCCCGCACCCGGGCGGTCAGCTCGACGGCCAGCTTCTCGGTGATCTCCTCGGCGTTGCCGCGCAGCGAGAGGCCGCCCTCCTCGTGGGCGTCGTACGGGTACTCGATGGCGATGTGCCGGACGGCCGCCTCGGTCTGGGTGGCGACGAACTCCAGGAAGTCGTCCACCTCGAAGAGCGCCTGTGCGGTGTCCTCGACCTTCCAGACGACGATCGCGGCGAGCTCGATCGGGTTGCCGTAGGCGTCGTTGACCTTGAGCACCGCGGTCTCGTGGTTGCGGACCCGGGTGGAGATCTTCCGGCTGCTGGTGAGCGGGTTGATCCAGCGCAGGCCGTCGGTCCGGATGGTGCCGACGTACCGGCCGAAGAGCTGGATGACGCGGGCCTCGCCGGGCGCGACCATCTTCACCCCGCTCATGCAGAAGAAGGAGGCGATGACGAGCAGGATGCCGACGATCACCAGGGCCGCGCCGGCGCCGTCGTTGCCGCCCGAGCCGGTCACGCCGCCGATGACGATCACGCCGACGCCGACGAGGACGCCGACCACGGTGAGCAGCAGGCCGAGGCCGCCCGGGATGGAGTGCGCGGTCACCTCCCTGACCTGCGGGGCCGGCAACTGCGGTGCGTCGACGGGCAGATCGGTGGTGGGCGTGGGTGTGGGCGTGATCGGCCGGCGGTCGTCGTGCTGTTCGGACAAGGGGTCCCCCGATTCGTCCGACTTCCCTGCGTCCGCAGGGAAGTCCCGAGCAGTTCCTAGCTCTCAGAGTGATATCACATTAATGCTTTTCGCAACCATGGAGCCCTCCGGGGAGTCGGTTCCTTGAGACGGGGGTGCTGATTCTCACGTCCGGAAAAGGGCGGATCGCTTGCTTTTTGTCCGTCCTGACAGTGTTAGCTGTCTTGGCTGGGCAGAGCTGACGGCAGAACTGACGGCAGGGCTCACGAACGGACCGACGGCCCAGCCGGCGGGACCGAACGGGCCACGGGGGACCGACCGAGAAACAGGAGCGACACAGCGATGGGGCGAGCGGATGAGCGACGTGCCCGCGGCCGCGAGGCGCGGGCCGGCAAGAAGGGCGGCATACGCGGCCTCTTCACCTGGAAGCGAGTCCTGGGCACCTTCTTCGGTCTCTGCCTGCTGGTGATGGGTGCCTTCGTGGTGCTGTACCTCTACGTACCGGTGCCCGAGGCGAACGCCCAGGCCCAGAAGCAGAGCAACGTCTACAAGTACAGCGACGGCACCGTCCTCGCCCGCACCGGCGAGGTCAACCGCGAGATCGTCGACCTCGCGCAGGTCCCGAAGGCGGTCCAGCACACCTTCGTCGCCGCCGAGAACAAGTCCTTCTACCAGGACAAGGGCGTCGACCTGAAGGGCACCACCCGTGCCCTGATCAGCACCCTGTCCGGCAAGGGCAAGCAGGGTGGCTCGACCATCACCCAGCAGTACGTGAAGAACTACTACCTCACGCAGGACGCGACGGTCTCCCGCAAGCTCAAGGAACTGGTGATCTCGCTCAAGGTCGACCAGAAGATGAGCAAGGACGACATCCTCGCGGGGTACATCAACACCGCCTTCTACGGCCGCGGCGCCAGCGGCATCCAGGCCGCCGCCCAGGCGTACTACGGCGTGGACGCCTCCAAGCTCAACGTCTCCCAGGGCGCCTACCTCGCGTCGCTGCTCCAGGCCCCCAGCCAGTACGACTGGGCCACCGCGACCCCGACCGGCAAGCGCCTGGTCAAGGCACGCTGGGCCTACACCCTGGACAACATGGTGGAGAAGGGCTGGCTCAGCAGCGCCGACCGCCAGGGCCAGGAGTTTCCCGTCCCGAAGGCACCCAAGGCCGCACCCGGCATGGAGGGCCAGACCGGCTACCTCGTCGAAGAGGCCAAGGCCG includes the following:
- a CDS encoding SPFH domain-containing protein, with the translated sequence MSEQHDDRRPITPTPTPTTDLPVDAPQLPAPQVREVTAHSIPGGLGLLLTVVGVLVGVGVIVIGGVTGSGGNDGAGAALVIVGILLVIASFFCMSGVKMVAPGEARVIQLFGRYVGTIRTDGLRWINPLTSSRKISTRVRNHETAVLKVNDAYGNPIELAAIVVWKVEDTAQALFEVDDFLEFVATQTEAAVRHIAIEYPYDAHEEGGLSLRGNAEEITEKLAVELTARVRAAGVQIIESRFSHLAYAPEIASAMLQRQQAGAVVAARQQIVEGAVGMVEMALTRIAEQDIVELDSERKAAMVSNLMVVLCGDRAAQPVLNTGTLYQ